From Kaistella polysaccharea:
TGATTATTATAAATATGAACATCGCCGAAAGTATGTACATAATCTCCAACTTCCAAATCACAAACTTGCGCAACCATCATCAACAGCAAAGCATAACTTGCAATATTAAAAGGAACTCCCAAAAACACATCTGCACTTCTTTGATATAATTGAAGAGATAATTTTCCCTCAGCAACATAAAACTGAAATAGAGCGTGACAAGGTGCCAAAGCCATGTTCGGGATTTCCGAAACATTCCAGGCGGAAACAATTAATCTTCTGGAATCCGGATTTTTTTTAATTTGGTCAATGACTTCTGTAATCTGATCGACCACTTTTCCGTTTGCTCCGGTCCAACTTCTCCACTGCGCGCCGTAAACAGGACCGAGATCTCCGTTTTCATCCGCCCATTCATTCCAGATTGAAACCCCATTATCATTCAAATATTTAATATTGGTATCACCTTTTAAGAACCAAAGCAATTCATAAATAATCGATTTTAAATGAACTTTCTTGGTCGTAACCAAGGGAAAACCTTCAGACAAATCGTAACGCAACTGATAACCAAAAATACTTCTGGTTCCGGTTCCTGTTCGGTCGGTTTTGTCGGTTCCTTTATCTAAAATATGTTGAAGTAAGTCGAGGTAATTTTGCATGATTTAAAATGAGT
This genomic window contains:
- a CDS encoding thymidylate synthase, with product MQNYLDLLQHILDKGTDKTDRTGTGTRSIFGYQLRYDLSEGFPLVTTKKVHLKSIIYELLWFLKGDTNIKYLNDNGVSIWNEWADENGDLGPVYGAQWRSWTGANGKVVDQITEVIDQIKKNPDSRRLIVSAWNVSEIPNMALAPCHALFQFYVAEGKLSLQLYQRSADVFLGVPFNIASYALLLMMVAQVCDLEVGDYVHTFGDVHIYNNHFEQVNKQLSRTPKPLPTMKLNPEIKDIFDFDFEDFTLENYLPDPGIKAPVAI